From the Ensifer adhaerens genome, the window CTGATCTGGCGCGAAAGCCTGTTCCGGCCAAACGCAGTCAGCCCCAAGGGCGCGGAAGGCATCGCGCAGTTCATGCCGGGAACGGCGAAGATGCGGGGGCTCAACAACAGCTTCGATGTCGTCGAGGCGCTCGGCAAGTCGGCGGAATATCTGAACGAACTCAAGTCGCGCTATGGCAACCTCGGCTTTGCTGCCGCCGCCTACAATGCCGGCGAGAACGGGCTGGAACGCTTCCTCGAGGTCGATTGGCTGCCGACCGAAACGCGCAACTACGTGCTCGCGATCACCGCCTACAGCGTCGAGGACTGGCGCGACAATCCGCCAAAGGCGCTCGACATGACGCTCGACAAGGGCAAGACCTTCCTCGATGGCTGCGTGGCACTCGCCAGCACCCGCAACCTTCGCGACATCGAGGTGATCGACGAAGCCGAATGGGCGCCCTGGGGCGTGCAACTCGCCGCGCATTTCCAAAAGTCCGTTGCCCAGCGACTGTTCGTCAGCGCGGTCAAGCGTCTTCCGGAACCAATCCGCAGCGAAAAGGCGCTTCTGCTTAAGGAGCGCAATGCCAGTTTCGGCCTGAGGATCCGCTACGCCGCCCGCATCGGCCGCGACACACAAGAGGAAGCAAACAAGCTTTGCGCCACCATTCGCAAGAGCGGCGGCGCCTGCCTTGTCTTCAAGAACTGACGGTCCCCGCGCCGCCAGCCGTATCGGGCGGCGCCCGGTCGTTCCTCGTCGAGCTACGCAGGCATGCGGCCAGCGGTTGTTGCCCTGGTGGCTATCTCCTTCGGCATGCAACCAAGCCCCTTGAGGGTCGTTGCGACCGCCTCGTCGATCGGCGTATGCGGTTCTTCGCCGAGAACTGCCAGCAGCCGCTCGTTCGGCATTCTCAGAGGCTCGCGCCAAACGTAGCGCATCCTGTGCAGTTCCCGGAAGAGCGGGACGAAGGGCGAAGCCAGGCCGATCAGCCACCACGGGAAGGACCGCACTGGCACGCCCGGTTTTCCGAGGGCACGGCGGATCGCCGCAACCATCTCCGTACCGTTCCGATCGAGGAAGCCGCGCATGTGGTAGACCGCAAAGCGCGGTAGGCTTTCGGCGCGTTCGACGAGGCGGACCATGATCTCCGCGACATCAGGTAGATAGGCCCACTGGTGCGCGATCCCTTCACGGCCGGGGTAGGAAATCGTCGTCACCGGTTTTCCGGGTTTTACCAGCCCTTGCGAGAACCAGTTGTTGGCGGCACCCGGTCCGAAGAAGTCGCCCGCCCTGACGATGATCACGCCGACGCCTGTCTCTGACGCATCTTTCAGGCGACGCTCCATCTCCTTGCGGATCAGGCCCTTGTCGGTATCCGGATTTTGCGGTGCGTCCTCGTTCAGGATTGGAAAGGCGTCGCGGCCGAAATTGTAGATCGTTCCTGGCAGCAGGACACGGGCTCCGACGGCTTTCGCCGCAGCAATCGTGCTGTCGAGCATCGGCAGTACCAGGGTGCCCCAGTTGCGGTAGCCGGGTGGATTGACGGCGTGCACGATCAGATCGGCTCCTTCGGCCGCGACGCGAACGTCGCGTGCGTTCATGGCGTCGCCCTGCCGCCAGTCGAATGCAGGCTCGACCTTTGCCGCCTTCTCTGCGTTGCGGTTCAAGGCGCGCACCTGCCAGCCGCGCTTGCTAAGCCCGCGGGCAACCGCGCCGCCAATGCCGCCCGTGGCGCCAAGGACCAGAGCTATCCTTGCTTTTTGCTGCATCTCGGTCATGCCATGCTCCATTCATCTCGAAGAAGGCAGGATCGCGCATCGATTGGCTAAACGGAATTGCCGAAAAATATTGATCAGATATACTGAAATTTATGAGCAAGATGGATCTGAGCTGGGACTTCTACAGGACGTTTCTCTCGGTGCTGCAGGAGGGATCGTTATCGGCGGCCGCCCGCGAACTTGGCTTGACGCAGCCGACCGTCGGTCGGCACGTGGACGCAATGGAAACAGCACTCGGTTATCCGCTGTTCGTGCGCTCTCCGCACGGCCTGCTGCCGACCGATGCCGCACTGGCGCTCAAGCCCTATGCGGATACGCTCTCCGCAACATCGGCGGCGCTGTTGCGTGCCGCATCCAGCCAGCGCGACATGGTCAGTGGCACGGTGCGCATCAGCGCCAGTGAAGTCATCGGCATCGAGGTTCTGCCACCGATCCTCGCAGACCTGCACGAGGCCTATCCGGCACTGACGATCGAACTCTCAGCCTCGGATACGGTCGAGGACCTGTTGCGCCAGGAGGCCGATATCGCGGTACGCATGGTCGCGCCGGCGCAGGATGCGCTGATCGCCCGCCATCTCGGCGTCATTCCTATCAGTTTTCACGCCCACCGCCGTTACATCGAGCGGCGCGGCA encodes:
- a CDS encoding lytic transglycosylase domain-containing protein, whose amino-acid sequence is MLDVGLRRKVRSSAWARVARAALVLAASCSALSALPATARIDDLVPQPKCVYSGRSVTDPAKALCISKENFARDICGVIDHYAAANGLPAAFFARLIWRESLFRPNAVSPKGAEGIAQFMPGTAKMRGLNNSFDVVEALGKSAEYLNELKSRYGNLGFAAAAYNAGENGLERFLEVDWLPTETRNYVLAITAYSVEDWRDNPPKALDMTLDKGKTFLDGCVALASTRNLRDIEVIDEAEWAPWGVQLAAHFQKSVAQRLFVSAVKRLPEPIRSEKALLLKERNASFGLRIRYAARIGRDTQEEANKLCATIRKSGGACLVFKN
- a CDS encoding SDR family NAD(P)-dependent oxidoreductase, whose product is MTEMQQKARIALVLGATGGIGGAVARGLSKRGWQVRALNRNAEKAAKVEPAFDWRQGDAMNARDVRVAAEGADLIVHAVNPPGYRNWGTLVLPMLDSTIAAAKAVGARVLLPGTIYNFGRDAFPILNEDAPQNPDTDKGLIRKEMERRLKDASETGVGVIIVRAGDFFGPGAANNWFSQGLVKPGKPVTTISYPGREGIAHQWAYLPDVAEIMVRLVERAESLPRFAVYHMRGFLDRNGTEMVAAIRRALGKPGVPVRSFPWWLIGLASPFVPLFRELHRMRYVWREPLRMPNERLLAVLGEEPHTPIDEAVATTLKGLGCMPKEIATRATTAGRMPA
- a CDS encoding LysR family transcriptional regulator: MDLSWDFYRTFLSVLQEGSLSAAARELGLTQPTVGRHVDAMETALGYPLFVRSPHGLLPTDAALALKPYADTLSATSAALLRAASSQRDMVSGTVRISASEVIGIEVLPPILADLHEAYPALTIELSASDTVEDLLRQEADIAVRMVAPAQDALIARHLGVIPISFHAHRRYIERRGMPRALTDLADHSLIGYDRETAAIRAIIARSPELPAASFALKADSNLAQLAAIRAGFGIGVCQNGLAARDPDLLPVLSGLFEMKLDTWLVMHENLKTAPRCRVTFDALARGLRDYIRGVPPEANDPSVEHRD